The Fusarium oxysporum f. sp. lycopersici 4287 chromosome 6, whole genome shotgun sequence DNA segment tcatgttgtgttctgttgaaatctaccccttagaggttttaccatttcggctgtaatcttaaagtatccctgcttgcacgtgaggccccagcacctgttcaacacCTTCTTGATGACAGGGGTATTGTGGGGCACGGTACGGACGGGAGGTCCTCGACAATTCAAGGGATAGAAGGATCTATCTATTGTAATGACCACCATATGCAATCCTGGTCAAGTTGAGTCTTGAAGCATCAGCTTCAGGGATGAACTGTACTGTTTGATGAAGGGATTGCCAGTCGTCAGTTGTTTGCGGCATCCCGTACGCATCTAAATTTGTCCTGGCGATTGATCTGACCAACAAACAATGTGCGCACTAAACTATACAATAAGCTTCATCCAATGAAGAGCCTGGAGAGGCCTCCCTGTGGCGTTGCTTATCGATGGACAATGTGGGAGGGCCATAGGCGCCAAAATTGCCACTCATTCACAGGGAAACTAAGAAAAAGGAGGGGCATTCTCTCCAAAATACAAGTCTTCTTAGGAACAAATCTGTATCCTCGTTGTTTCTGCGATAACTAAGTAGAAGGTGCTTTGCATATCTCAAGCATCGAAACGCAACGCATACAGATCCTCCCGATCCTAAGCATTCTAGATCGTTGCAGCAAGGATCCCCTGTCTGGGGCGTCATTAAGGAAACCTGGCGCGAGTGACGGCAATTGCCTGCAGGTATGTAAGCGACAATCAAAACGTCCGTTTACCGGCGACCAAACCATATTAGCCAGGCACCAACTCTCATCATAGGGAATGAAAAAAAACTTCGGAGGCTTGAATGATCACCTTATCGCCGTGAGTATAGCAGAAGTTGGACTAAGGGGAGGGGGTGGCGGGCAGTCGATCGAGATTGCAGAGAACGAGACAAGCATATTGACGCCGACGGACTTGGTTCTTGAAGCCCGCGCCTATGTGCATGTTGTATAAATCATCCCCTATATGTTCATCTAGCGCGAACTTACTAGAAGGGGTCTCTTAGCAAAATCTCAAAGAAATCTCCAGAAAAACGATTAAAAAGAACAAGTCATTACTAACACTATTAAAACAGTATATCTAGGCAAATTTGCTACATGATCACTAACACAAGTCGATGCTAGATCAACAAATAGGGAGGTTGGTTGTACTGTGAAAGTCTAGACCGTAGTTTTAATCTTGATTCAGAGTCTATTCTACCGCATAGCATCTAGTAGTATACGACCACCTTCTCAAAGTAGCACCACGATGACACTCCAAGACTCTGCACCATCACGCCACCTGGGTCGATTTATCAGAATGGTGGGAATAACCCAACCCGGTTATAGAAACTTGCGGCTTAGCGAATGGATGGGTGGAGCATAAATATGACACTTGAGCAAACCATCAACATCGTCCGGTGGATAGCAATACTATAGCGCCTAAgttctttttttaattttaccACCCGGAGCACATAGCGACCGATCTTAGTGGGCTATACTGGGACACAAAAAGACAGCCTGTTCGAGGTGCGTAGAAGAAGCTAGCAACTCAGTTCCACCTTTAGGTGACGTTTAATTTGCTTCCACCTTCGCCCGTCTGATATTGCATCCGAACCATCCTTTTGACCCTATAGCATCCAACATTCCTCGTAGTGGCTATCGCTGACAACCCATAGCCGTCTTTCGACTCTATCCGCAATCAATTCCATCAAGGCAAGAAGCGCCCTAGCGTCATAATGTCTCATTTGACGCTCATGCATCTTAGACACCCTTTTCACCGACACTTCATGTAGGATCAAGTCATACGATCTTTCAACAGATTACGCCAATCCAGCATTTGCGACATTTCAACTCTTGACGACTTCCTCTCCTATCGAACCGTGCTCGTCAGATCTTGCCTTCTCCTACGTTAGCCCACCTGTAGGCAGTGACGAAGTCGGACAGGATCAGAGAGCATGGAAGGAAATTCCGCCGGTGCCACGTCTGGCACAGATGAGAAGACAATCTCGACACGATTGTCCGAGGAAAATGGCATCAAGGACAACTGCGACGACAACCACCAAAACAGGGGAGGTGCCCCAGCCGCTCGCCAAGGGGTCAAATTGCGTTCAGCATCTCGCAAGCCAAAGAGATTCCGAGTGAAGCCAGCCGTTGCCCCAAAAACCCAGCAAGCTCGCGAGTGCCACAATAACGTCGAGAAGCAGTACCGGACCCGTTTGAAACTGCGCTTCGAAAAGTTGCTCACGGTACTGCAAGCCTCACGGCGGGAAGACGAGAGACCAGGGGAGGCAAAGTCTTTGGAAACGAACTATTGCTTCAGCAGAGGCGATGTTTTAGATGCTGCGAGGCAGCGCATTTTGGCTTTGGAGGAAGAAAACAAACAGCTTTCATGCAAAATTAAAGAGCTTAGTCAGGCTTTGATGGTTGGTTAGGAAAAATTAAGTCCGGATAAAAGCCCCCTTGAATCGAGGTTGCGTGGTCTGTGATTTATAGCTCGTGTGTGCACTGGATTCGATAATTAAATTGATGAAGGTTTAAGGACAACACTTACTGGCTTTCGTATAGGAGGGTTAATTGACGCAACTTTGTAAGCTAGCCATACCTAAAAAGTGTCCTTTTTAGCTTGTGTCCCGTAGATAAGCAGCGAGTAGACCGAGGAGGTACCAGTGCCGATTGCTTGTGACATTAATCTGGGTCAGTTGATACACCATCAAAGACCAGCTAAAGCAAGAGCTCCCGTCTGCAACAGAAGGTGCACATACCCAAAAAGATTGCTGGTCTATGATGGCAAGGGCGCAAGAACGAGCAAGTTGACCACCGCAATCCAATAAGATCGGTGAGCAATTATGCATTGACATTTACGACATTTACAGTTGTATCATGCTTAAATGCAAAGTTCGACTTACCCTACCGCCAGACCCTGACACTTGACTGTCCTTGTGCTAGCAGGCTGTGTGCATGGTAGTCAAGTCTCAGTTATTAGGGTCCAGAACTAGAGCCTAAGGTTCAGAAGACTAAATGTAACACAAACTCAGGCAAGGAGGGATCTATCATGTAACAAGGCATGGTGAAAGAAGACTAGGCTAGATATAAACAAGAAGTTGCATTTGTAGCCACAGACTTTTGTTTAACGTACTCCGTCTGCAACTTTACCGCTTCGTGATCCTAAAAGTGATCCAATTTGAGGTTTACTAGCCAAGGCGTGGAAAAACCCAGGATAGCCTGGCCTTCTATGCATGAATGCTGGAGTCGCAAGGTGGACAATGAATGTGTAAGATACAAGTCTACAGATGCCCTAATATAGAACTATCATTTGCCCGATGACTTGATACATGCGCTTGGCTTGGCCTCTGCAGCACAGGCTTGGGCGATGCAAAATGAAATGCGCATATGGGGCATGTATCATGTTTTGCAAGGTACCACGTAGCAATGCAATCTGAGTGGAAGGTATGCTCACACGCCAGGTGACGAACCATATCAGTATCCTGAATACCCTCTAGGCAGATGGCACTAAACAGGGAGGTGAATGATCAGTCAAGTACTTCTTACAAGAACTAAGGAGTCAAGAGGATATACCATATCGTGTCCGAACTCAGCATCGCCCAAGAGACGTGCGCTCCGTCTGTAAGCTCCAGCCTCATCTCTTTGCCTGTCTTTGGGGGAGCAATAGCATCGAGATGAGGTAAATCCCTGTCTTTAGTGCTGGCGGATTCTGTCGATACAGGTCCCCGGGAGCTGTTGGACCCTACTGTGCCTGCAGTCCTGCCATATCTAACCAACCCGTATAATCTGTATTGCTATTAGGCGACGAAATAAGTATCAGTTTCTACTAAGAAAGGAATACCTGGGAATAAACATAAACAAAACCACCGCAATCAAAAGTGACACCGTCATAATGACTGGGAGCCATCCCAGTAGTGTATGGTTTGAATTTTGATTATCACTGTTCGGATAATCGGGAGTAGTATTGCTTATTGCAGGCATGGCATCTACGTGAAGGGCAAATCAACCGGTCTGCGCCCTTCAAACAAGGGCACAAGGGTAGCCAACAGGGTTTATGTGCTTAAAATAACTTCAGACATGGTGGTTCCTATGTAACCTGACCCTGCATTCTTAGTTCGGGTTAAGAGCGTCGTGTTGTGCTCTCGGCTGTATCCGACCTATGATCTGATGGACATGGTCTGTAGGCTGGGTCCGCCATATGATCTGATAGACATGATTTGTACCACTACCTCACCATCTCGCCACATCATCCTTGAGTATGAGTCAAAGAGGCCCGAAATCTCGAATCTCCCCGCCCTAAGTGCGTCTCGTGTCCAGAACCTAGTTCAATGGCTGGCATGTGCGAGAAACCAACCCTTTTCTTTCTGGATGAACACCAGCTAACCAGGGTTTCACCATGTAGTCAGCCCGTGATACCAAAAAGATGTGCATAAGATTAGGTTCTTGAAACATAAAAGGCATATATCACCCACCCCGCACATCAGAAACTGTACAATATTTTCCTCATAAAACTAGATCCCATATACAAACACCTGACTCAAATATCATTACACAGACCAATAGCCGAGGTTTCATATCCTTCGTCATGACGAACAGTCCAGAGCTACTGTACCACATTTTTCTGACGGTCATCGATTACCACATCGATCCTTCTGGAGCTAAACGATCCATCTACGTCCTCGGCACTAATGCTACCCTCGAAGCCGCCAAAAACTCCGCCTTCAGGGTCTTGGCCACGCTAGGCTATAAACCCGAGGACTTTGTTGAATATGCCATCCACTCAAGCAGCACCGAAGAATGGGATCATGGCGACGGCGTTCTCGTCTACGCCAAGGCGCCTGCTGGTCAagtcttcttgatctcgataCAAGCTACGCCCAATGTCAAGAAATCTTGTTTCTCGACTCCGATGCCTTTCCTATTCGAAACCCAGATCACCTCCTCACCGTGGAACCGTATAAGAGTCGCGGACTTGTGACCTGGCCCGACTTTTGGCTGCCAACTATATCGCCTCTCTTCTACAAGATCGCTGGAGCCAAGGCGCCCAACGTTACTATCGACTAAGTTACTTGATCCTCTTGATTATGCAGATTATGATACACCGGAGAAAATGGCCGGCGAGTGGCCATTCGGGGAAGAGGTGGTTGCCCATGCAGTAGCGGAGACGGGCCAAAACATCATCGTTGAGGTGAAGACTGTCGCTGGTGCCCATCATAAGCATGGTAAAGGCATGTGACGGGAGGTGGTGTGTCGTTACTGCGGATATAAGATCGAAATTGGCGGCGGAGGAGGTtgttattttattttattattttgCATATTTTTTTTTGCTTTCGTTCTTCCCACCGAAAAACTAAGTTAGCTGTTGGGAAGTGGTAAGTAAATCACTCAAGCTTTATTCAAGTCTTTCTTTAGATATTcgcttcttcagctgcttgaaCGCAAGTTATCTTCAACGAAGGAATGCCGAATAACCCACGATACACGTATTAGGTTGATGCATGAGGCTATTTTCTCTCAAACTGTCCATCACCGGCTTGGGCATTAAGTTAATGTAGTCAATATCCGAATATCTTCATATTGATCACTGATTTCTCCAGAGGCTGTCACTGTCAACGCTATCTAATGGATAAAGCTGTCATCTACTATTACTAGGCAGTAGTCACGTAACCGCAGCAATATGTGGTTGAGTGGCTATGCCCTCAAAGCTCTGGTCAGCCCCAGAGCAATCGTTCTAACACATCAGCAGGAGCTGTCAGCAATGGATTgaagttttttttttttttttttttttttttttttttttttttttttttttttttgggaATCTCTTCAACTCTAAAGATTAGTACATTAATGACATGAGCATATCATGAGCTGACCCTCACGTTATCAGTAGTATGTACGGAGTAGATGTCAGCCTTATGTGCCAGCTAGCGCCACGATGGCCATCCGCTAAACTCAATTTCAAGCTATAAATCACTTTCGAGTACCGTGACCTGCATTATGCCCAGTGAGTTCACATCGTGTTGCTAGTGGCATATGTCACTTGTTTTCATTGTGTGATTCATTCTCGGGCGTATGATATATGGTACAGAGGCGCCGGCATCTTATCCCTGGTCAAATCTTCGCCTCAATACCATGATGCCGGCTCTGATATCCGTTAATGAGGTTTTCTGCACTCTACTCCCGTTACTCAATGGAATATCAGTCTTGGTAGCATGACGTATTGGAAACGGAGTATGACCAGTTAGTGACCACCACACCCATAAGCCCCCCCGTTTTTTTAACTTTACGACGTCAGATCATCCCAACTGAATTCTGTCATGTGAATGGCGCTTTAAGTCAATCACGGCACTGGTTAACTGTTTCTAAGCATGCTTCCTCTATACAAGTTAAGTACATTGTTAATAACGTATTTTATAAGCGAGTGAGCCATATAAGCGAGTGAGCCACTATATTTCTCACCTTAAAAGCCATTTTTTAAACTTTTTGTAAAAGGTCAATTTAACtctaaaatagctaaaaaatataatataatatatttaactactatatctttatatattacctttataaaatttataactattttctttataaagttatataataaagtctatttacactgtgaaatacactgtattttaaggttttatatagaaaataaaatagataaaattcttttaaaaatattaattagtATGATTAACTATACTAAGTATAGAAATAATTTTTttagatttttagctattttatttatgagttagaactctatagggtaggctgTTTTTATACTACACAGTATAGTGGCTCACTCGCTTATAAAATACGTTAGCGATCTTACGATTCTGTTTGCTCCATATGCCATGCTGACTTTATGTGCTTGTCGTGTGCCTCTCCCATATAGAATCATGCCTAAAGTTCTCGCTCAACTTACTATCCACAATCTCTAATCCATCCCAACTAGATCTCGAAAAACGCTTTAGTAAACAGCCTTTACAAGAAAGTTATAGGGGAGTACAAGTACTGTCAATCAAGTTATATTGGGCAGATAACTCGATAATGTCGGAACAAAATCAACCACTTCAACTGGAAGAGCCCAGAGCTCGACCTTACAAAGCTGCTCTCCCTAATGCTGCAACGCAGTACCTACATTTAACAGCTGAACCTGGCCCTATTCTGGCCCCAAAGGCCCCCGACCGGTACGGAAAGTGGTCTACCAATCCTTCCTTCCTTGGAAGAGCCCTCCCGTCTCAACGATGAATCTCCCTCAGAGCTTCATGCTGGGCAGTCGGGTCGACCTAAGAGCCTCCGCCCCTTCATTCTTTCCATCATGGCCTTCAAACATGGTCGAAAGTTCTCCAAGACTACTTCAGCACATCGCAAAAAGCGATTAAGTAGtgctgctgagaaggaagGTCAGTTTGGCCCAGCTCTCCCGGTAAGCTCCCCTTCATTGTCAGATCAGTCATTGGCTGTACTAATCTCGACCGGCGCTCCAGAGGCTATACCTCGGCATATCAGCTGCTTTCTCAAACGACCAAACTGCACTCATTGCTTTAGCCATCAACGATGGTGTTTACCTCATCGACTTCTCCGTCAAACACCTTGACCTCAACGACAGTCAAGCGACTGGTCGAGATGTCATCGCAGAATACGTCCTcaaggaggttgaggattATGCACACAATAATTTTGCCAAATTTATCGGTGCCGGTCTACCAGCTACGCTTAGGAGTGTAAGCAAAACGCTATGCTCTCGCCTGTGGCTAGATCTGGATATTGTTCCGATTGTGGTACTTGCTGAGaaagaggatgaggatgaagagggcaGGAAGGGCGGAAGGGACTTCTGGAATTTGAAATGTGTTGACGAGCAGGCTGATTCAATGGTTCGAAAATGCGTTATGTGAGTAGACAATCTCGAAGATGGTGAACTTTACCACTAACCTCGCCTTAGGCACTTCGGGCCTTCGCAAGCTCCTCTCCTACAAGTTGGCTTTCGCGGTTTTGTCCAGACTGATGTTGGGTTTCGGGCCTATTTAACAACTCTTCAGAACTACAAAGACACATGTGGCACCTCCACCTGGGAGACTATGATGACCTATGCAGTGAAGCTACGTCGCAACAAGACTCGTATCGCATTTTTCAGTTCTACTCCACAAGGTGGCGGCGTGGCTCTGATGCGTCATGCACTAGTCCGCTTTGCGCGTCGAATAGGGGTTGATCTATCTTGGTACGGTAAGCATTATTTTAAACCGAGGGGTTTGATCCAATACATGTCTTGTTAACGTAGCTGATGGTTGCGATAGTTCCTAAACCGCTTCCTAGTGCACTCAGAATTACCAAGAATATCCACAATGTCCTGCAGGGAGTGAGTCCTCCCAGCCAACGCATCACTGCTGAGGAAAAGAATGCTGTGATCCACTGGATTACCGAAAATGCATATCGATACTGGCTCTCGGAGTCCGGCCCACTATGCCCTGTGGAGGAAGGCGGTGCTCATGTCATAATTGTCAGTGTCCTTCTGTTTCACGCTTGAGTGTCCAAgttcttcctcatcaactcTCTGCAATCAATGTATTGGTAGAGCTCACATTGACTTTTACACAACAGATCGATGACCCACAAATGCCAGGTTTAATTCCTCTCATTAAAAGGCTTACTCCGGACCGGCCAGTTCTATATCGCTCTCACATCCAAATCAGGAGTGACCTAGTTGCCAGAGACAGCTCGGCCCAGGCTGATATTTGGGAATTCTTGTGGAGCAACATACAACTGGCGGATATGTATATCAGCCACCCAACTCCTGCATTTGTTCCTCATACAGTCCCCAGAGCAAAAGTAGCTTATCTGCCAGCTACTACGGATTGGCTCTATGGTTTAAACTAGCCTTTAGGAGATTGGGATGTTGGATACTATGGAAACATATACAATGCTAGTTGCCACGCACAAAAGATGTAAGTGCATACAAAACTCTTCCTACCGCATCGAGAAACAAGGCTGCTAATTTTAGCGAAGGA contains these protein-coding regions:
- a CDS encoding hypothetical protein (At least one base has a quality score < 10); this translates as MEGNSAGATSGTDEKTISTRLSEENGIKDNCDDNHQNRGGAPAARQGVKLRSASRKPKRFRVKPAVAPKTQQARECHNNVEKQYRTRLKLRFEKLLTVLQASRREDERPGEAKSLETNYCFSRGDVLDAARQRILALEEENKQLSCKIKELSQALMVG
- a CDS encoding hypothetical protein (At least one base has a quality score < 10), whose protein sequence is MAFKHGRKFSKTTSAHRKKRLSSAAEKEGQFGPALPRLYLGISAAFSNDQTALIALAINDGVYLIDFSVKHLDLNDSQATGRDVIAEYVLKEVEDYAHNNFAKFIGAGLPATLRSVSKTLCSRLWLDLDIVPIVVLAEKEDEDEEGRKGGRDFWNLKCVDEQADSMVRKCVMHFGPSQAPLLQVGFRGFVQTDVGFRAYLTTLQNYKDTCGTSTWETMMTYAVKLRRNKTRIAFFSSTPQGGGVALMRHALVRFARRIGVDLSWYVPKPLPSALRITKNIHNVLQGVSPPSQRITAEEKNAVIHWITENAYRYWLSESGPLCPVEEGGAHVIIIDDPQMPGLIPLIKRLTPDRPVLYRSHIQIRSDLVARDSSAQADIWEFLWSNIQLADMYISHPTPAFVPHTVPRAKPLGDWDVGYYGNIYNASCHAQKMTELHWPARKYIIQIARFDPSKGIPIVVDSYAEFRRQCEVTGIGDTPQLVLCGNQSVDDPDSSIVYDQTLDQIMSVCPELMQDISVMRLDPNDQLLNTLISKAHVVLQLSTSEGFEVKVSEALHAGRPVVATKSGGIPLQVKNSINGFLVEPGDWRAVAHHLMNLFTNDDLYENMSNAARTGVSDEVGTVSNALCWFYLASKWTDLGTEKYGNTTLQPNERWVYDMAREEANCPYSADEERLPRCYTEAKNTDSLGSSSLS